A single window of Nicotiana sylvestris chromosome 5, ASM39365v2, whole genome shotgun sequence DNA harbors:
- the LOC138868677 gene encoding uncharacterized protein, whose amino-acid sequence MRPQFPRCDRCGRNHFGPCRQGSDACYTCGQPGHIMRHCPMIGGGGMAQPTASAGASSSSVRPPRQSMQTSAGRGRGRFGALVQEVYYPSFLSILYALIDPGSTLSYISPFVASKWDREPELLQKSFEVSMPMGESVVVRRVYRSCDVKIHDRHTLADLHELEMADFDIIMGMDWLASCYANVDCWTKIVRFNFPSEPIIEWKGDAAAPKGKFISYLKTRRMILKGYIYHLVRVHDMEVKSPTLQSVPVVNDFPDVFPDELPGLPPEREIDFAIDMLPDT is encoded by the exons ATGAGGCCTCAGTTTCCTAGATGTGATCGATGTGGCCGAAATCATTTTGGACCATGTCGCCagggttctgatgcatgttataCATGTGGACAGCCAGGTCATATTATGAGACATTGTCCGATGATAGGTGGAgggggtatggctcagccgacggCATCTGCaggggcttcttcttcttcggtaCGTCCTCCTAGACAGAGTATGCAGACATCAGCTGGCAGGGGTAGGGGAAGATTTGGAGCTTTGGTTCAGGAG GTATACTATCCGTCTTTTCTATCGATATTGTATGCCTTGATAGATCCTGGTTCTACATTGTCGTATATCTCCCCCTTCGTTGCTAGTAAATGGGATAGAGAGCCTGAATTGTTGCAAAAGTCCTTTGAGGTATCTATGCCAATGGGTGAGTCTGTTGTAGTTAGACGGGTATATCGAAGTTGTGACGTGAAGATTCATGACCGCCATACGTTAGCTGATTTGCATGAGCTAGAAATGGCtgattttgatatcattatgggtatggattggttggcttcttgttatgCCAATGTAGATTGCTGGACAAAGATAGTTCGTTTTAATTTTCCAAGTGAGCCTATTATTGAATGGAAAGGTGATGCTGCAGCGCCTAAGGgaaagtttatttcttaccttaaaacTCGAAGGATGATTTTGAAAGGGTACATCTATCATTTGGTACGAGTGCATGATATGGAGGTGAAATCTCCAACCCTTCAATCGGTTCCCGTTGTGAAtgattttcctgatgtatttcctgatgaACTTCCTGGTCTTCCTCCAGAAAGAGAAATCGACTTTGCTATTGATATGCTTCCAGATACTtaa